tGCTCATGTTCACATGCTTCAGAATTCAAAAGGAACAAACAACTTTTATGAACTGCAATAATAAATCTCCTCTTGGGCAGCTACCACATctaacattgttttttttaagattttatttatttattatgtatacagtcctctgcctgcacaccagcagagggtaccaaatctcattcaaggtggttgccgggaattgaactcaggacctctggaagaacagtcggtgctcttaacccctgagccacctctccggcCCCCCACATCTAAcattgttaactttttttttttcttctaagacaGGCTCTTTCTATGTGATCTACTGTGGCCTTCAATTCACCATGCTCCTGCTTCCCTTAggtgctgctgggattacaggcatgtgccaccacacatgaaGTTTTGCTTGCttcttcaagatttatttttaaaagcctggtatggtggtgcatgcctttatacCCAGTATTTGGGTcgttgaggcaggcagatctccgagtttgaggccaacctggtctacaaagcaagtttcaggacagtcagggctacacagagaaatcctatcttgaagaaaaaaaaaaagacatttaaaaagtaacgtgtgtgtgtgtgtgtgtgtgtgtgtgtgtgtgtgtgtgtgtgtgtgtgtgtgtgtgtgtgtgtgtctgtgtctgtgtgcctatgtgtataggtgtccacagaggtcagaagagggcatcagatctgggGCTTGAGTTGGTTGCCACCTGATGTGGAAGCTGAAGTCCAATCCATGTTGCCTGTAAGAGCAGTGAGAGCTCTGAACCGTacatctctccaatccctgtTGATTGTTTAAATCATTTCTGAGGTTTatccactttttgttttttcaagacaggggctctctagttctggttgtcctggaacttgctttgcagacctggaaggcctcaaactcttaagagatcctactgtctctgcctctcgagtgctgagcttaaaggtgtgctCTATCACGAACCTGGCCCCATTGATTATTTTAAACCTTTTCTTATAGTTCTGGGGATGAGCTTTAAGGTCTTGggcatgctaagcaaatgctctaccaggAAGTTCATCCCCAGCCCTGTTGTCTTCTTCTAGACACCTACATCCATataacatgtgcacatacacttaCTTTACACTTTGCACCTAATTTTTCCTCTTAGCAATAAGTACAGAAGATGGTCTGTATTCCATTTAATCATACCTCATTTAACAAAACCTCATTTAACAATACTTCATTGTTGTTGGTGATAATATTTCAGTATATTTTTAACGAGTTGGCCAGTAATAGATGCTTTGGTTGTTTCTAATCTTATGGAATTAAAGAAGAATACATCaatccaggtggtggtgtcaaacacctttagttccaggacttgggaggcagaggcaggtggatctctgagttcaagaccagcttggtctacagagtgagttcccgaacaggctacacacacacacaaaaaaaaaccctgtctcaaaaaaagaaaaaaaaaagaagaagaaaaagaagaatgcatTAGCCCTTGGACAtatttattcacatatatgtataaccACAAGTTTGGAGAATTGGCTTTGTTGCATCAAATGCTacacttttaattttgttgtgtCCTATATATTACTGCCTTTAGACAAATCCCACTTATTGGATGGCTCTCCCACTACAAATGCCTGACTACAGCTGCGCCCACAGACTTGCCTTCAGTGTGTTAAGCTTTGAGAACATTGTCAATCATTCAAAAAGCAAAGTGCTTTCTTTCAGCTTTTGTTTATAACTCTTTCGTTATAATAGGACTGAAGATCTTTTCATGAATTAGAAGCCAGATCTTCCTCCTCTGTGAGCTGTCTTGTGACCTttatcaatttaaaaatttacaattgggggagggctggagagatggctcagaggttaagagcactgtctgctcttccagaggtcctgagttcaattcccagcaacatggtggctcacaaccatccataccTGGAAACCCAACCCTTTGGAGATGGAGGCgggaggatcagagttcaaggcctgcctcagTTACataataagtttgaggccagtcttgtctataagagaccctgtctcagtcaggcattggtggcacatgcctttaatccctgcactgggaggcagaggcaggtgaatctccctgcactgggaggcagaggcaggtgaatctccctgcactgggaggcagaggcaggtgaatctccctgcactgggaggcagaggcaggtgaatctccctgcactgggaggcagaggcaggtgaatctccctgcactgggaggcagaggcaggtgaatctccctgcactgggaggcagaggcaggtgaatctctgtgagttcgacccTGTCTCAACATTTCCCACCCCACTTACTACTCTAGAGGTGGTGAAACTTGGGAGAATGGAGCTGATAAATGACACAGACTAAAATCTCATTCAATagccaactcttttttttttttttttgagacagggtttctctgtgtagctttggagtctatcctggcactcgctctggagaccaggctggcctcaaactcacagaggtccacctgtgcaccaccaacgcccggccagtaTTAAATTGTTAAAAAGAAGTTtgtgccagatggtggtggcacacacctttaatcccagcactcaggaggcagaggcagttagatctctgagactagcctggtttacacagctaATTCcaagacaacacagagaaatcccgtcttgaaaaacaaaacaaaaatttttaaaaacccaaacaaacaaaaagtttgtcTTACAAATTCTTTGACTTTCTTTGTGAACAAAGAAAAGTTAAGCCTTTATCTGCTTCTGCTAGGTTCGGTTCAtacctttcttttggttttcatttatctATATCTTGTCAAAAATCCTTGAACACGATTTCTAATTCTAAATCTTTCTGTCTTCCTATttgttacatagcccaggctggcctccttcAGTCTCAGACTCTGGGTTTCTAAATACCCTTCttgcatttttattctttttgttgttggtgtttcttgtttgtttgcgaGGGCTTGCGCCACATCTCAGTAATCAGCAGCTCCTAAGGGCTGGCAGCTTagtccccttcccttctctgcaGGGGTTATCTGCCCTCAACGTGGGGACGGACCCTTCCTCCTCCAGACGCAAGAGGGCGCTGCAAGCCCCGTGGCAACCGGCACCACACAGAAATAAATTCTTAGCCACCTTCACCTTCTTCCTGCCTTGCTCCAGATCTGAAGTCCCACTTACCAGTGGCACCTCCTTGGCCGAGCTCATGAATTGTACCTGCACCCTCAGAGTGGGAAAATGTGTGAGGTCCTCAAGGTTCTGTGGTAGATGCTACATCTATTAGggtcaaaacaatgaaaattccTTACACTTAGGTGAGAATTCTCCAAATGTAGGCAAGGTAGTTCAGAAGATGGGCAGGCAGGAAAAGCAGACAAGCGATTGCTGCCTTCTCTCATGTCCTGCTCAAGCTGTTGCTTTGATGAGACGTCCCCAGGTCATCCATCCTGAAACACTGACAGGGCTCATACAACCCTTACTGCTTAGGTCAAATGTGACACCAGAAAGCACTGTGCTAATGACACCTTCTATAAAACATGCATCAGATGAAGACTTTCAAAGAACTAGGTGCTACCTATATTTAAGAAGTCACACAGTAGCAACCTATTGCAGCCCGCAGCTCGGCTCTCAGAGTTCCGACTTTCCCAGTGGACTATGTTGACAGGCTGCTGTCTTAGCAGGGCCTAGGTCACATTCTGTGCCTCCTTATctcttcctcagtgctgggaactgaggcTAAGTAAGGCCTGATGTTtgctgggcaagtactctacccctGCGCTATGCCCATAACCCCAGATTCTTAGTACATTCTGGTAGCACCCATTAAATAGAAGATACTCCACCAATGCCTAGGAATTGGCCAGGTGGAATAAAGCAAGAGCCAGTTTTGAAAGTTTCCCCCTTTCAGGAGTTCTGAATCCAGGAATCATTTCAGGTTAATAGATCTATTCAGGATCAGCTGTGGAAGAGGAATCTTGACTCTAGTAATTTCCTTCTATCTCACCTCCACGTGTCAAACTGTCAGATTCTTCCAAGTATTATTTAGCGATCCAACTGATATTTTTCAACTCTGACTCAAGACTAAAGGGGGCGGGGCGCGACAAGGAGGACACAATTCTTACCCCAGGGAATTTGCATTCTAGTCGGGGAGGTGGATGATCATCAAACGTTAATTTGTGGCTCTGAAAAGCGTGGAGAAGGAAATGCCACCGAGACTCTATAAAAAGCAGGTCTGACCTACTCAGGAGAGCTAGGGCAGCCTCTTTTGAAGACTTAGGGCTGGAGCTAGACTATGCAGAAGGGGAGGAGTTAGACCTAGGGGAGACTCGGTGAGTCCTTGGAGGTGATGGTCTACGTGGCGTACTTAGGAATCAATAAAGCGTGTTTAGAGGGCAGCGACAGAGGGACAAGGGGCCCGCACCTAGTTTGCGGATGGCCCCTCTGCCTGTGTTTGAGGGAGTGCGTCATGACTGCAAAGACGTACCggacttcagcctcccaagtcccACCTGGGAATGACGTCGCCTGGGTGCAAAACTAAAATAGACGGCTCCGCCCCAGTTCCCAGCAGCCCCTGCAGcgctcccccccccgccccgccccgagTGACCGGTCGAGCCGTCCCTCTCCAGGTCTCTAGTAGCTTCCGCGGCGCTGACGCATGCTTGCGCACACAACCCAGCCTGGCTGCGTCGAACGCAGCATCCGCGAGCCGGGCTGCGGGTGCCAGGCGGTTCCCCGGCGGGGGCAGGGGCGGGACTCCCGGCAGAGGAGGTGCGGCCCCGGCTGGGTCAGGTTGGGGGCCTCAGATCGGGCTGCTGGAGTTAGGGGGTTCGGGTAGGGCTCTCTCGGCCTGCAGCGAGATAACGCTGGGCACCGGCCAGCGGGACCGGATCAGGCTGTGACGGAGCCTAGTCACCGGCGGCAGGCGCGGCTTCCACCCCGCAGGGCCTCCTGCCCGCCCAGGGCTGCGACCGCAGGGAGCCACGGCGCCTCCCTTGGCCTGACCCCCTTCTCTCCGCAGCCCGGAGGAGGGCCGCTGACGGCTGAGTTGCCATGGCATCCTACTACGAGATCCTAGACATACCGCGGAGTGCGTCTCCTGATGACATCAAGAAGGCGTAAGTGCCTCGGCTGTGCTGCAGAAAGCCTCGGACCCTTGTTCTCcgcccctccccgcccccagcgCCAGGGCCCCCCCTCCGAGGGCTgcctggagggaggaaggggacccTTGGGAGTATGAGGACCAAGTCCAGCGAGGGAAGAAGTGCTGTCCTTCTCCGGGGCCCGCTACACACTTCCGCCCAAttcccctctcctccagctcctacATGTGGGCTTGTCGGTTGCAGTACTAAAATGCCCTGGGCTCAATGAGATAGGCCAGCGTCCCCACGCTCTCTGTGGCTGTAGATAGCTCTATCCGATGAGCCCCGAGAGAGGGCTTAGGGTGGGGGCATCCTTCTGGCACCCTTACTCTCTGCTCACACCCCTGgcacagagcagggagagaacCCCCTGAAAACATGGCTGCAGTCATGGAACATTCTTGGATTGGAGCAGTGAAAGGGCGGCAGACTAAGCCCAGAAGGTGGGAAGAGCCCACATCAGTCCCCTGACCCTCCAGCTTCTCTCACTTCCTGCAGGTACCGAAAGAAGGCTCTGCAGTGGCACCCAGACAAGAACCCAGATAATAAAGAGTTGGCTGAGAAAAAATTTAAGGAGGTGGCAGAGGCCTATGAAGTACTATCTGACAGTAAGGCGTGGGGTCCTGTTTCCCATCATGCCCATCCCACCCCTTCCTAAAGCCAAGCCTCCTCCTCCCAGTTTCCTCTATGCTTATCTCTAAGATAGTGTGTAAGTGCCTCCTCCTACATGGCAAGTTCTGACTGTCTCCCAGGGTCTGGGAAGCATATGGGTCCTGACCAGGGAAGAACACAGCTTTCCTGCCAAGCAGGCTTATCACCCCCATTTTATAGGCAGGCTGAGAGAGGTGAAGTAACTTGCTCATTTCTTGATCTAGAATATGAATCCAGGTCTGACAGGTggatttttcccccttttctgtgATGCTGATTGTACCTGGAGCATTGTACAtgataggcaagcattctaccgtTAAGCCGCAATCCCAGACCCAAGTCTGTCATTTCTCCATTCCGAAAATATTCCGACTAGACATGgttataattccagtacttaggtaaggcagaaggatcttgagttcaaacgttttatttatgtatgtatgtatcattcatacatatatatatatatatatatatatatatatatattggttttcgagacagggtttctctgtgtagctttggagcctatcctggcactcactctggagaccaggctggccttgaactcacagaaatcctcctgtctctgcctcccagtgctgggattaaaggtgtgcaccaccaatgcccggctatatatacatacatacatacatacatacatacatacacacacacacacacacacacacacacacacacacacacatatatatatatatatatatatatatatatatatatataaatcctgtctcaataagtGGACAaacctcaaaacaacaacaaacaatgggctgaggatgtagctttGTTCAGAGTGCTTTGGTAACATAcacgaggccctgggtttgaccccacacgatggtgcatgcctgtaatcctaccaATGGTAGACGGAAGCAGGAaggtcaaaagttcaaggtctttCTTGGCTCTCAaattcaagacaagcctgggctCTATGAACAGtgtcttaaatatatatatatatatatatatatatatatatatatatattctgagctgtgggtggtggctcacacctgtaatctcagcacttaggaggctaagggAAGATGATAGCCAAGAGTTACAGAGTAAGCCTGGTTACAGAGTAAGATTCCAtctccaaacaacaaaaccaaacccccaAAGGGGTTCCACAAAATATCCACTAAACTTACTGTGCCGGGTATTTTGGGGTACTAGGGAGACAGTGGGGGACAAGCAGGACCTGTCCTCATCATGTGTGTCTATCATATTCTGGCCAGAGAAGACTGACAATAACCAGGTATGTGCAAAGACAGGTTACACACTGAGAAACGTCAAGCAACTGTACCAGGGGAGGGTGGCATGGGTTTTGTTGTGGTCTCAGCAGGCCTCCGTGGAAGTGGCTTGATGAGGCTATGGCAGTTGATAATAATAACATGGTGGTAATTAGctgacatttatttacttatttgtgtggaGCTCGGTGTGAAACCCTGGGTCTTGTTCCTGTTAGGCAGGGTCTCCACCACCAAGTCTTCCTTAGCCCCTAGCTTATATTTGTTCAGTGTTGGGGGCACTATGCTAGGCAGTTTTTGTGGGTTACTTGTTTGGTTCTCTTGATGGCCTAGGTGCTATTAGTGTGTCTGCTGTATAGATGAGGCAGTTGTTAAGATTACGCTTCCAGGTACCCTGCCATCCCCCAAGTTGCATTTTCTGAAGCTTGTCTTAGCCTGGGAGGGGAGATAACTACCCTAAAGGGAGGAATGACCAGGTTTCTTTTTCCAGAACACAAACGAGAGATCTATGACCGCTATGGCCGGGAAGGGCTGACGGGGGCAGGTAGGTGGAGTAGTGGGGTACCAGGATGAAAATGGGTCaaggagggaggggcaggcaaATTCTTGCAGAGTATGCTCTTCCTAAGGTTTTTGGCCATGTCTTacgtggtggggggggggtcccaTGGCTCAGGGCCATATGTACTCTCTAAGTCCCCTCCTCATCCCTACTCTTCCAGGAAGTGTTCCCTCTCAAACAGAAACTGGTGGCGTGGGACCTGGCTTCACATTCACTTTCCGCAGCCCCGAGGAAGTCTTCCGGGAGTTCTTCGGGAGTGGAGACCCTTTTTCAGAGCTCTTTGGTATGTAGAGAGAGGATGGTTCACCTCCCTCCTCTGGCATGCTGTCTATCCTCTGGGGATCTCTCAGGCTAGAGTctgagagggaattggaatttcACAGACAGACAATTTGAGGCTGTGTAGGCGTGAGTCCAGCAAAAGCTAGGACAGAACCTCACACACTCCAGGACTCACGTGACACACCAGTGACACTTTACAGACTGGCCTTAttaaatgacaacaacaacacatTGTTAAACTTCCACAACAGCCACCGGGGGAACAAGACTCCTAGCGTCATGTGACAGCAGGAGCAGCATTACAAcagacaccatttttttttttaatgaataatatatatCAAGAACCCTGCATCCCCTAAACCTCGTGTAAATCCTGAGAGGGGAGTAATTTTAATTCAGATGAGAAGACACAAGCATATTAGTTAGCTTAGAGTCACACAATAAATGGCATGCCTGGGTGACCAGGAAGGAACTCAGAGGTAGACGCctgtctagcatgtgcaaggcactgatttcagtcctcagcaccacaaaacaaaacaggacagaaAGTAAACCTGGTGATTTGAAGACTCCGTTGACAAGCATGGTTACCCATGCCTGTAAAACACTCAGCACTTGAGAGCTGGACATGGTGAAGCACATATTTAATTTCTGAACTCGGAGCCAGAGGCACTCTGTGAATTAGAGACTAGCCTAGTTTGTATAGcagtttccaggccagccagggctacacagtgagactgtctcaaaaaccaaccaaccaatcaaacaaacaaacaaaaagaaccccaaaacaaaaaaaaaaacccttttcacttgggaggtgaaggcccATGTTCAGagattcaaagtcatccttatgTATCTATCTATTAAATTTGAGGTTAGCTTGAGCGACTGAGaccccttttcaaaaaaaaaaaaaaaaagttttaaaaatttgcaaATTTTCACAACACAACcaggaaaatcagaaaatttGCACAACCCAAACCAGGAAAAATCAGAAGTGTCGGTGTTGCTCATCATCTTGATTTCTAGGCTTTAAAGTGTCCGGCACACAtatggttttggaggctatcTCCTTACCAGCTTCTAATCTCCTTCTTGCAGATGAATTGGGCCCCTTCTCGGAGCTTCAGAACCGGGGTTCTCGACACTCCGGCCCTTTCttcaccttctcttcctcttttcctggcCAGTCTAGTAAGCACTGTCCCTTTCCATTTTTGCAAATCGCGAACCCTGGAATTGGCTTTGCTTTTGCTAGGCGGGGCAGATCTGAGTGAGGCCCCCAAGACTCCTGGCTTTCAGTGCTGGTGATCAGTAGCATGGAGTCTCCCTCTCACagcctcccctctgcctcctttgtcccaatgccagatttctcctcgTCGTCTTTCTCCTTCAGTCCCGGGGCTGGTGCTTTTCGTTCTGTCTCTACAGCTACTACCTTTGTCCAAGGACACCGCATCACCACACGCAGGTGAGCACTCCTTCTGGGGCCCTACAGGTGGAAGGTCTGGGGATGAGGTGTACAAGCAAGTGCTGTGTGAGCATGGAGTCTGCCCTGACCACAGTAACTGTCAGAGCCTGGACCAGTCTCTCCTCATTGACTGAGCTGTGCCGTCTTCCACAGAATCATGGAGAATGGGCAGGAGCGGGTAGAGGTGGAAGAGGACGGACAGCTGAAGTCAGTCACAATCAATGGTGAGTGGGTGGGGCTTCTGGTGGGAAGCCTTAGACCCTTGTGGCTCCTACCTCCCTTGGGGTGGGGCTAGCGGGAGAAGAGTCATTAGCATCATCGTTAGTGGGATGCCTTACATTTGCAAGGCTTCTCTGTGTGAGTGATACCaggcattgaacccagagcctgagGCATGCTGGGccgactctaccactgagctagagcCTCAGCCTTTAAAGGACATGCACGTATGCAGGGCCACTGTGGGGgtgctttgtttctctgtctctgtcctcagggtgtgtgtgtgtgtgtgtgtgtgtgtgtgtgtgtgtgtgtgtgtgagagagagagagagagagagacagagagagagagagagacagagacagagacagacagagacagacagacagacagacagagagagatacattcTGTGCATGAGCCCATGAGTGCACCTGTAGAGGCCAAAGGTCCATGTCTGTTGTCTTCCTCtattgtgtttgttgttgttgttttgtttttggattttttttgagacagggtttccctgtgtaacagcccttcctgccctggaacttgctctggagaccaggctgaccttgaactcacagagatccacctgcctctgcctcccgagtgctgggattaaaggcttgctgtgccaccactgtctggcctctattttgttttttaaaattacatatgtgtgtgtgtgtgtgtgtgtgtgtgtgtgtgtgtatttatatatacaattatatatacttattttaatatataaatatatatttattttaagattcatttttgaTTATGTATAgttgtgtgtgcctatgtgtctgtgtctgtgtagttGCTCACAGACCAAGGCATCTCTAAGTCCccttggagatggagatggaattACAGGAAGTTGCTAGCCtcctgatatggatgctggggtTGAACTTTGGTCCTGTGGGGGAGCAGTacctgctcttaactgctgagccatctctccagccccaactttgcATTTACTTCTTTTGAGAATCTCATACCTGCGTACAATGGATTTTGATGACGCTCATGCCCTACCTtcaccctccaactcctccccacttcatgtcctcttttccctccctcatttttgaggcagagtctctccctgaacttggagctcactgatttcacttaactggctggccagcaagcccctgggaCCCTCCTGCCCCTGCGCTTCCagccctggaattacaggtgtgcattgcCACACCCTGCTTTTTCCtcggatgctggggatctgaactcaggtcctcatgcttgcacagcaggcactttacacATTAAGCTGTCTCCCAGTCCTGCATTCTTAGCATAAGACAGGAGTAAAGCAGTGCAGATCATATCTATCCAGTTTTCATTTGAGGGGCCTGAGGCGAAGCATGTAGCCTCTAGCCCAAAACTACTGTCTACCATATAAAAGGGATAAATTAAGccaagaatctctctctctctctctctctctctctctctctctctctctctctctctctctgtgtgtgtgtgtgtgtgtgtgtgtgtgtgtgtgtgtgtgtgtggcgtacACAGGCACTGGAGTATGAAGGCAGAGCCTCGTACATATACATGCTAGGCCACAGTACCAGTCcaagatcaaactcaggactcAGGATTCCTAAGGTGGGGTTCTTCCCCAAGGACTGTCGCTGTGGCTAGCTCACCTGCCAACGCTGAGCACTATGACAAGTACTTTACATGGGTTATCACATTTAGTCCTTGGAGCAGTTTGCATGTGTAAACAGTCTCCTCATTCCCATGTCATAGGGAGGCACAGGGAGGCTGTGTCACAACCTGGGATGCCAAATGCATGCGTGTCAGTTCCAGAGAGAGGCTGTGAATGGGCAGGGCCATTGCTGTGTGAGGTGGCCTGGCCTGGTGTTCTAGCTTGGGTTTGGGACATGATGGTGGCTGTGACTCTCGCAGGTGTACCAGATGACCTGGCACTAGCCTTGGAGCTGAGCCGTCGTGAGCAGCAACCTTCAGTCTCCTTCAGGTTGGGGAGCACACAGGTCCAGCCGACGACTCCTGTCTTCCGTCCCCTTGGCAGCAGCCCTTCTGAGGATGAGGACCTACAGCTTGCCATGGCCTACAGCCTGTCAGAG
This DNA window, taken from Cricetulus griseus strain 17A/GY chromosome 2, alternate assembly CriGri-PICRH-1.0, whole genome shotgun sequence, encodes the following:
- the Dnajb2 gene encoding dnaJ homolog subfamily B member 2 isoform X5; translated protein: MASYYEILDIPRSASPDDIKKAYRKKALQWHPDKNPDNKELAEKKFKEVAEAYEVLSDKHKREIYDRYGREGLTGAGSVPSQTETGGVGPGFTFTFRSPEEVFREFFGSGDPFSELFDELGPFSELQNRGSRHSGPFFTFSSSFPGQSNFSSSSFSFSPGAGAFRSVSTATTFVQGHRITTRRIMENGQERVEVEEDGQLKSVTINGVPDDLALALELSRREQQPSVSFRLGSTQVQPTTPVFRPLGSSPSEDEDLQLAMAYSLSEMEESGQKPADVF
- the Dnajb2 gene encoding dnaJ homolog subfamily B member 2 isoform X3 codes for the protein MASYYEILDIPRSASPDDIKKAYRKKALQWHPDKNPDNKELAEKKFKEVAEAYEVLSDKHKREIYDRYGREGLTGAGSVPSQTETGGVGPGFTFTFRSPEEVFREFFGSGDPFSELFDELGPFSELQNRGSRHSGPFFTFSSSFPGQSNFSSSSFSFSPGAGAFRSVSTATTFVQGHRITTRRIMENGQERVEVEEDGQLKSVTINGVPDDLALALELSRREQQPSVSFRLGSTQVQPTTPVFRPLGSSPSEDEDLQLAMAYSLSEMEESGQKPAGGRGAQQRWQGRSKAQQQDLNMGGTHKGVRWEPTKPSPSSEEKASRCLIL
- the Dnajb2 gene encoding dnaJ homolog subfamily B member 2 isoform X4; translated protein: MASYYEILDIPRSASPDDIKKAYRKKALQWHPDKNPDNKELAEKKFKEVAEAYEVLSDKHKREIYDRYGREGLTGAGSVPSQTETGGVGPGFTFTFRSPEEVFREFFGSGDPFSELFDFSSSSFSFSPGAGAFRSVSTATTFVQGHRITTRRIMENGQERVEVEEDGQLKSVTINGVPDDLALALELSRREQQPSVSFRLGSTQVQPTTPVFRPLGSSPSEDEDLQLAMAYSLSEMEESGQKPAGGRGAQQRWQGRSKAQQQDLNMGGTHKGVRWEPTKPSPSSEEKASRCLIL